The sequence ACCGGTGGTGGTGCATTCCTTGAATTCTTGGAAGGTAAAAAACTACCTGCGGTAGAAATGCTAGAACAACGCGCTAAATAAGTAACATCACCAGGCCTGCTGATTAGCAGGCCTGGTTTTTAATAACCCGAACTCATCATCTTAGTGCAACTAGTTGAACAAGGATGACTCGAGAAGTGAATTGATCCAAGGCCAGCGCGGTCTTTCCCCAACAAGGGGAAGCAGTTTATTTTACGAGACATCTTGCAACGGTCACATTAAGACAAGGTTCATAGAAGCAAAGGAACACGCCAAGATGGCCGAAACTCTACGTAGAACAAAAATTGTCGCAACGCTTGGTCCGGCAACGGATCGTCCAGGTGAACTTGAACACATTATTAAAGCAGGTGTGGATGTCGTTCGCATCAACATGTCACATGGTAACCCAGAAGACCATTTAATCCGCGCGCAAAATATTCGTGAAACCGCGGCGCGCGTTAACCGCGAAGTGGCGATTTTGGTCGATTTACAAGGTCCTAAAATCCGAATTGCTAAATTTAAAAACGGCCCTATTGAGTTGAATGAGGGTGACCAATTCGCGCTGGATAACAATGTTGCTAATGATGCCGGAAACCAGCAAGAAGTGGGATTAACCTACAAAAATTTACCCTATGATGTCAAAGCGGATGACCTATTGTTATTAGATGATGGTCGTATCGTGATGAAGGTTAATCAAGTTATCGGTGAGCGGGTTGAATGTACGGTGACGGTTGGCGGTATGCTATCTAATAACAAGGGTATTAATTTGCATGGCGGTGGTTTGTCAGCCAGCGCTCTGACCGAAAAAGATAAAGAAGACATTTTAACAGCAGCTAAGATTGATGCAGACTACTTAGCTTTATCCTTCCCTCGTTCTGCTGAAGATGTAAATTACTGCCGTAGTTTGGCCGAACAAGCAGGACTCAAGTGCGGTATCGTTTCTAAAATTGAACGTGCTGAGGCGGTAGCCGATGATACAACACTTGACGGTATTATCCTGGCTTCCGACGTGGTGATGATTGCACGTGGTGATTTAGGCGTTGAGGTAGGCGATACCCAATTACCCGCCTTGCAAAAGAAAATTATTAAACGTGCACGTCAATTGAATCGTGTCACCATCACCGCGACTCAAATGATGGAAACCATGATTGATAATGCGATTCCAACCCGCGCAGAAGTATTTGACGTGGCGAATGCTGTTATGGATGGCACAGATGCGGTAATGCTGTCTGGTGAAACGGCTACAGGTAAGTTTCCGCATCAAGTGGTCGCTACCATGGCTAAGATTTGCCATGAAGCCGAAAAATCACGTTCAACGCGCCACTCTACGCATCGTATTGAAGAAACCTTTCAGGCGGTGGATGAAACCATTGCTATGGCTACAATGTATGCGGCCAACCACTTCAATGTTAAGTGTATCGCTGCATTGACTGAGTCAGGTAATACGCCCTTGTTGATGTCGCGTATTAGCTCTGGAATGCCAATTTTTGCGTTAACGCCTCATCAGGCTACGCGTCGTAAGGTATGTATGTATCGTGGCGTATATCCATCGATTGTAGATTTTAAGGATTTTACTGACGAGCAAGTAACTGAATCAATTTTGAGTCAGTTAAAACAGTTTGGTCGTGTCAACACGGGTGATTTAGTGATCGTTACCCGTGGTCAACACCAGGGTGAAATGGGCGGTACCAACCGCATGGAAATTGTAAAAGTACCGTAACACATATTTTTTAAACTAAAAAAGGAGTATCGCACATGGCGATGATTACACTTCGTGAATTAATGGACTACGCAGCAGAACATAGCTTTGGTATGCCAGCGTTTAACGTAAACAACATGGAACAAGTTCGTGCAATCATGCGTGCAGCTGACGCGGTTAATTCTCCAGTTATCCTGCAGGGTTCTGCTGGTGCGCGTAAGTACGCTGGTGAACCAATGCTTCGTCACATGGTCGCAGCAGCGGTAGAAATGTACCCACACATTCCAGTTGTTATGCACCAAGACCACGGTTCAGACGTTGGCGTATGTTTACGCGCTATCCAGTCTGGCTTCACCTCGGTAATGATGGACGGCTCCTTGATGGCTGACATGAAAACCCCAGCTTCTTACGAGTACAATGCTGGCATTACCGCTGAAGTGGTGAAAATCGCACACGCCGGTGGTGTATCTGTTGAAGGTGAGCTAGGTTGTTTAGGTTCATTGGAAACTGGTATGATGGGTGAAGAAGACGGTCACGGTTCTGATGAAAAACTAGACCATTCAGCACTATTGACTGATCCAGAAGAAGCCGCTCAGTTTGTGCGTGAAACCAACGTTGACTGTTTAGCTGTAGCAGTAGGTACCTCTCACGGTGCGTACAAGTTCACCTCTAAGCCATCAGATGACGTTTTAAAGATCGATCAGATCAAGAAAATTCATGCACGCATCCCAACCACTCACTTAGTTATGCACGGTTCATCTTCAGTACCAGAAGAGTGGTTGAGCATTATCAACAACTACGGTGGCGACATGGGTCAAACCTATGGTGTACCGGTAGAAGCGATTGTTGAAGGCATCAAGTACGGTGTACGTAAAGTCAATATCGACACCGACCTACGTATGGCATCAACCGGTGCGATCCGTAAGCACTTGGCTGAAAACACCTCAAACTTCGATCCACGTAAATTCTTCAAAGCGGCAGAAGACGCGATGATGGAAATCTGTAAAGCACGTTTCGAAGCCTTTGGTTGTGCCGGTCATGCTTCTAAGATCAAAGCAGTTGGTTTAGAAGTCATGCAATCACGTTATGCTTCAGGTTCATTGGATCAAAAAGTAAACTAAGTTTAGTTTTCGACTCCAACCTTAAAACCCAGGCCTCGTCCTGGGTTTTTTTATCGCTGCATTTTATGCAACCAGGCCTGGTAAACAACTGGAATGGTTAAAACTTCGCATTTTAAAAAGGCTTGGGTAGAATGACGTGATAGATTAAAAAGGCAGTCTTATGGATAACTATTATTTTGTGGGTGCAGTTTGGAATGGTGACGAGGACAAAACAAATGAGTTTCTCGAGTGTGGTTACTGGGAGATGGGCTGGTCCCCAGCAGATAAACCCAAATTGGCAGAGCAAGTAAATCAAATTAAACCGGGCGAATGGATTGCTATTAAAGCCGTGAGTGTGCAGAAAAATAACTTGCCATTTGCTGGTGTTCCATTGGGTAAATCCGTTTCTAAAATGACAATTAAAGCGATTGGTCAGGTTGCGTCAAATCCACAAAATGGCAAGCGCGTATATGTCGATTGGCAAACCGATTTTAAGGTGAAGGATTGGTTTTTCTTTACTTATCGCGGAACTTTTTGGCGCATAAATGAACAAGGGCAGTGGTGGTCGCAGTATGCCAGTAAGTTGATTGATTTTGCTTTCAATAATAAGCCACAGGATTATGATTACTTTGTTAAAAATTGGAGCTGGAATCAAGAGGCTATTGAGATGGATGAAAAAAATGAAATGGGTGGAGAGCATGAAGCCTTGGCACTGAATACCATTCTTTACGGCCCACCGGGAACAGGTAAAACCTTCAATACCGTGGATATAGCTTGGCAGATATTAAATACAAACGATTCTGCTGACACCACCAGGCCTGGTTCGATTCAAGAACTGAAATCACGCTATCCCGGGCAAGTTGAATTTGTCACCTTCCACCAAAGTTTTAGCTATGAAGATTTTGTTGAAGGGATTCAGGCGAAAACCCATGATGGCAAAATCAGCTATCAAGTGGAAGATGGGGTGTTTAAAGCCCTTGCGAAGTCTTCGTTAAAAAATCTTCAGGATAGTAAGAAGTCTCTCACTGAACTAAACCAAGAAGTTGAATTCAAATCTCGCTTAACGGATTTTTTATCGAATGCGATTGAAACAGAACAGGGGTTTGATAAAAAACGAGGCAATCCATTTTATATCGTTGAGGTTGAGCAAGATAGCATCACACTCCATTCTGTCGATTCGAAGTTTAACGAGGGGAACATTGCAGTTAGCCTTGATGATTTAATGGCGGTATGTACTTCGTTAATCGATTTCGAAGCCCCGAAAGATATTGCACAACAGCTTTTTAACAAGCGTCATGCACGCCAGCATGATAGTTATTTGTTTAGTCTTTGGCAGGCCTTTAAAAGGTTTAATCAGCATAATAATTCAACGGTTGAAGTTGCAGAAACAGTCAAGGTTCTGCCACACGTCCTCATCATCGACGAAATCAATCGCGGTAATATTTCGCGGATTTTTGGCGAGTTGATTACGCTGATTGAACCGAGTAAACGCGCGGGCAATGACGAGGTGATTGAGGTCACCTTGCCTTATTCTAAAGAGCCCTTTTCCGTTCCCAATAACCTGTATATTATCGGCACGATGAATACCGCCGACCGTTCATTAGCGTTAATGGATACGGCCTTGCGCCGCCGATTTGATTTTATCGAAATGATGCCACAACCAGGCCTGGTAACGGAGGATTTGGAGGGGGTTGATCTGCGTAAAATGTTGCAGGTGATGAATCAACGCATTGAAGCCCTCTATGACCGTGAACACACGCTGGGTCATGCGTTTTTAATGAGTGTGGATTCGTTGGATGATTTGCGCCACGCATTTAAAAACAAAATCCTACCGTTGCTAGAAGAATACTTTTACGACGATTGGCAAAAAATACGTTGGGTACTCGGGGCGAGTGCGGATAACTTTTATGTACCGCAATCCTTCAGTCATTTATTCAGCGGTAATGATGCAAACATAGAAAATAAGTTTCTGCGCAACAACTTGGATGACCTAGATGACGAAGCCTTTGTAGCGATTTATCAATCTTAGGAGTGAGCTATGCCAATTTTAAATCTTAGAGCGCATTCGAGGAGCAGATTATGATTAAAATCTTAGATTGTCAGTATGAAGTGGGAGGGCGGATCAAGTTGGCCTTTTCAGACGGCACTGAGGGGGTATTTAACTTAGCGAATTACCTCAAAAATCGCAGGGGCGAATTACTGGAAAAACTAAAAGATGAGTTGTTTGCTGCTCGTTGTTTTATTGATGCCGGCGCTTTGTGTTGGCCGAATGGATTGGAGTTATCGCCGCAACGGTTGTATGAGTTAGTACATCATAAACAGGTGGCGTAATTGAGCAATCACCTCGTCGTGCGCGAATGGGGACGGATCGTACGCGCTCAACACAATGCACAAAATAGCTTTGATGAAATTGAAGTCAATGACCAGGCCTGGTTGTTTCTGTCTAAAATCGCGCAGTCGTCGGATAAACATCATCGTTATTTAAGTTTTGTGAACTCGCACACCTTAAAGGTGCGGGGTTTTGTGGGCGTGATTGCCACGCCTGATGGCGTGCAAATTGAAATCTTACCCAAACATGCGCCGACCCTTGATGCACCAGGCCTGGTGGATAGCCGCAAGCTGTTATTACGGATGCTGAAAGCGGCGAAGGTGTTGCCGTTTATTGAATCCACCGATGCGTTAATTGACACAGTCAAACAACCCTTGCCAGAGGTGCTGATGGGTCGGTTTTTGCAGGACTTGGCGCAAGTGGTGCGCAAAGGCATTCGTAAAGACTACCAGCGCATCGAGGCGCAAGAACGGTTTTTAAAAGGTCAGCTGCAAACCGCGCGTCAACTGCGCCAATCGCCCGCCAAACAAACGCAGTTTTGTATTGAATATGATGTGTTTAGCGATAATCGGGCAGAGAACCGCCTGATTCATTCGGCATTGATTTTGGTCACCAAGTGGAGTCAGTATTTACCGAACCAAAAGCTGGCGCGTGAATTACGTTTTGCGTTTGATGACGTGCCCGAATCGCGCCATATTGCGCAGGATTTGCAGGCCTGGCGTACTAGCCGCGATATGCAGTATTATCAAAACTTACTGCCGTGGTTAAAGCTGATTTTAAGCCAGTACAGTCCGTTTGCCACCGCCAATCAGCATGCCGGTATTTCGTTTTTATTACCGATGGAAAAGTTGTTTGAAGCCTATGTCGCCAGCGAAATTCAGCGTGCATTGCCGTCGGATTATCGGCTACAAACCCAATCGACCCAGCATTACTTGGCGACGCAAACTAACAGACCGATATTCCAGCTGCGACCAGACCTGGTGATTTATCGTGACAATGAACTCGTGGCGGTGTTGGATACCAAATGGAAGTTGCTCGACCAAAATCAACCCGACGGCAAAGCGGGCATCGCGCAAGCCGATATGTATCAACTCTTTGCCTATGGGCAAAAGTGTTTGCCCGGCAAAGGGCGATTGATATTGATTTATCCGCAGTGGACGGGATTTACTCAACCGCTTGCGCCATTTGAGTTCAGCGAACATTTAACGCTGGATGTTATTCCGTTTGATTTGGATAATGAACAACGTAATATCAACAACCAGGCCTGGTTGTGTCATTTATTAGGATAAATGTGAATGTGTATTGTGGCGCTGATTATTGCGGTAGGGTTATTGATTTATTATTTAGATAGCCATTTAGAAAATTGGCATTTGGTTGAGCGTTTGGATACGCACAGCGAGATCACCTTGGCGGTTGGTTGGGAGATGATTCCGGCATTTTGGCCGCTGATTGCGTTGAGTGTGATTAGCACCTTAGTGGCGGTGATGCTGTATCAACGGATTTTTAATAAAACACAAATCGGTTGCTCAAGCTGCCCAACGGATAAGTGTTAGTCACAGGCTTAAGATTTGTGAAAACATCAAAGAACCCCCACGCACCAGGCCTGGTGCGTGGGGGTTTGCTTTAAGTTTTAGCCGCGGTGAGGGCTTGGTCTATATCGGTGAGGATGTCGTCGATATGTTCAATACCTATCGATAAGCGCACCATTTCCGGTGACACACCGGCGGTTTTGAGTTCTGCATCATTAAGTTGGCGATGTGTGGTTTCTGCCGGAATGCTGGCGCAGGATTTGGCATCACCAATATTCACCAAGCGAATAATCATTTGTAGCGCGTCATAGAATTGACGCGTGCCTTCACGCCCCGATTTTAAGCCGAAACTTAGAATGCCGGAGGCTTTGCCGTTTAAATACTTGTTGGCCAGTGCGTGGTCTTTGTGGCTCGCCAGGCCTGCATAGTTCACCCAAGCCACTTGTTGGTGTTGGGCTAAGAACTCGGCGACTTTTTGTGTGTTGTCGCAAATTCGCTCCATGCGCAAAGCCAGGGTTTCCAAGCCTTGCAGTAATTGGAACGCATTCATCGGTGACAAGGCCGCGCCCATATTACGCAGTGGCACTACGCGACACCGCGCAATAAACGCCGCCGCGCCAAAGTCCTGGGTGTAGGTCACGCCATGATAAGACACATCCGGCGTATTCAATAACGGGAAACGCTCGGCATGCTCTGCCCAAGGAAATTTGCCGGAATCGACAATCACGCCACCAATAGTGGTGCCGTGGCCGCCAATATATTTAGTGGCCGAATGGATCACTATATCCGCACCCTGTTCAATCGGTCGCCAAAGCACCGGTGACGCCACAGTGTTATCGACGACCAGCGGAATACCGTGCTGGTGCGCTAATTTGGCCAAGCGTTCAATATCGGCAATGCCGCCGGACGGATTGCCGACGGTTTCACAATAGAGCAGCTTGGTGTTGGCATCAATCAGCTGTGCAATCTCATCATCGCCGGCGTCTTTATTGAAAAAGCGGACTTCAAGTCCTTGGCGTGGCAAGGTATGGGCAAACAGGTTGTAAGTGCCGCCATAAAGCTCGCCGGTGCTGAGAATGTTATCACCGGCTTCGGCCAGGGTTTGGATGGTGTAGGTAATCGCGGCCATGCCGGACGACACCGCTAGGCCTGCTATGCCGCCTTCCATTGCGGCGATTCGGCTTTCCAGTACCGCATTGGTGGGGTTCATAATCCGCGAGTAGATATTGCCTGCAACCTTGAGATCAAATAAATCGGCCGCGTGTTGCGCATCATCAAACGCAAACGACGTGGTTTGATAAATCGGCACCGCCACCGACTTGGTGGTGTCTTCCGGCTGATAGCCGCCATGTAATGCAATGGTTTCGAGCTTCATATCCTGACCTCAAGTATAAATTAAATGATTGAATTTTCTATTCTAAAGCAATCTGGACGTCTTAGCGCGCGTCAATAATTAAACTACCAGCGGAGAGGGGTGGGTTTGATAGCGCTGATGGATGACCGGATAGCGGCAGAGTTGTTGCAGATCATTGAAGTTATCTAGGTCAGCTTGAGGACTAATGTCATTGAGTATCACAGCATGAAGCTTGAGCTGGCGCTGTTCAATCGCTTCGATAGTCAGTAACGCGTGGTTTAAACAACCGAGTCGATTGCCCACCACTAAAATCAATGGATAGTTGAGCTTTAGCGCAAGGTCGGCATTCAGGCCATCGCTGGCTAGGGGCGATAAAAAACCACCCGCGCCCTCAACCAGTGCAAATTGATCGGCTGCGACTTGGCAGGCCTGGTATAAGGCGTTGATGTTAATTGTCTGGCCGGATTGTGCTATCGCACGTGCTGGCGAAATGGCTGCTTCAAAGCGATAGGGGCAAATGCGGGCCAAGGGTTCGCTGGTCTGGCTTGCGGCTTGCAGTTGCAAGGCATCTTCAGACAGCAGGCTGCCATCGGCCTGCAGCATGCAGCCGGAAGCCACCGGCTTGCGTGGTGAAACCGCAATCCCTTGCTTAACCAAACCTTGTGCAATGCAGCAGGCGACAAAGCTCTTGCCGATTTCGGTATCGGTGCCGGTAATAAAAAAACCCGCCGCCGAAGTCTCGCCAAGATTAAGGCTAAACATGTTTAATTTTCGGTTAAGCGTGCTTGCGCTTCTTGGTATTTGCTAAGCGTGGCCTTGACCACGTCATCAGGCAGTTCTGGACCGGGTGCCGTTTTATTCCAGTCGAGTGTTTCAAGATAGTCACGCACAAATTGCTTATCAAAGCTTGGAGGGTTACTGCCGGTGGCATAGTCTTTAGCCGGCCAAAAACGTGAGCTATCTGGGGTGAGAATTTCATCAATCAGCACTAAATTGCCTTGTTCATCTAAGCCAAATTCAAACTTGGTGTCGGCAATAATAATGCCACGCGCTAACGCAAACTCGGCGGCTGATTTGTATAAGGCTAAGCTCACTTCTTGCACTTGATTCGCCAAGTCGGCACCAATTTTGGCGACCATTTGCTCAAAGGTAATATTTTCATCGTGATCGCCCACCTCCGCTTTGCTTGAAGGGGTGAACAGCGGCTCAGGGAGTTGTTGGGCTAATACCAGGCCTGCTGGCAAAGCTAAACCGCATACACTTTGGCTTTGTTGGTACTCTTTCCAGCCAGAACCGACTAAATAACCCCTTACGATGGCTTCAATTGGCAACGGAGTGTAGCGTCCAACAATTACACCACGACCATCCAGTTGAGCCAGTTCATCTGGGTTTAAAAAGTCACTGAGATTTAAATCGCTAGCGAGATGATTACGAATAATACCTTGGGTGTGACGAAACCAAAACTGCGCCATTTCAGCCAAAATACGTCCTTTGCCAGGAATGGGTGTGGGCAAAATAACGTCGAACGCTGAGATGCGGTCGGTAGTAACGATCAGTAAATGTTGATCGTTTAGCTGATATAAATCACGCACCTTGCCACGATTGAGCAAAGGTACCGATGTGAGGTTGGATTGGTGTAGGGCAGGGGTCATGTCCGTCTCCTAAATAAGTGCCTTATTCGGCAGCTGAATCGGGTTGTTGGTTCGGTTTGGGGCGACGGCGGCGGTTGCGGCGGTGGCCTTCGGTTATACGTTGCTGTTGATGCGGCTTTCGGGCGCTATCGTCATCGTTTTCTAACAAGTCATCTGTTCGTCCATCTTGGTCGCCAATAGGGTTCTTAATGGGTTGAGCGGCTATCCAACGTGGCCCCAAACGGTCTTGTGATGGAAACTTTAACGAGCCATAACGTAATGCTAACACCGCAAGAGCAATCAGAATAATGGTGAAGCCAACAGCCAACATTTCCCATTCACTGAGTTCTTTCATTTCTAAGATTAAATAACGCGCCATGGCAATAATGGCAATGTAGAGCGGTAGGCGGATCGGCAACTTACCCGAATCCAGGTAGATGGCCACCATTGCGAGCACTTCAAGATATAAAAAGAGTAATAGTAGGTCGCCCAGGGTAACGGTAGCTGTACGCACCATATGAGTAACCTCGGTAAATCCGGCATAAATAGTGGCGAGGGCGATGATAACGAGACCAATAATCTCGAAAACGCCAATAGTTCGGCGAATGGCGTGGGTGGTTTTGGTGTGTTGGACACTCATGGGAAAGTCCTTTTTTATCAAGCTATTTTTGCCGCATTATAGTGTTTTTGCACCGGCTAAGGTGAAATTTATCCCGATACTGGTAAAATGCTTGGCATTTCATCGTGTTTAATGACACGATTGGTGATGTTTTTTTATTTCTTTAAGAGGATTTGAACATGGCAAAGCAACCAAATTGGATCGCGCCTTCTATTTTATCAGCCGATTTTGCGCAGTTGGGCAAAGATGTGAAAGATGTTTTAAATGCGGGCGCAGACGTGGTGCATTTTGATGTGATGGACAATCATTATGTGCCTAACTTGACTATTGGGCCATTGGTTTGTGAGTCGCTAAAAAATTACATGGTGCGTGAAAGCTTAACGGCGCCAATTGATGTGCATTTAATGGTTAAGCCAGTTGATCGTGTCATTGGCGACTTTGCTAATGCCGGTGCGGACTATATTACTTTCCACCCTGAAGCCTCAGAGCATATTGACCGTAGTCTGCAATTGATTAAAGCGGCCGGCTGTAAAGCAGGACTGGTGTTTAACCCAGCCACCTCTTTAAGCTACCTTGAGCATGTGATGGACAAGATCGATATGATTTTAATCATGTCGGTGAACCCAGGTTTTGGTGGTCAGGCGTTTATTCCACACGCGTTGGATAAATTACGTGCCGCTCGCCAGTTGATTGATGCCAGTGGTAAAGAGATTCGTTTGGAAATCGATGGCGGCGTGAAAGCAGAAAACATTGCTGAAGTCGCTGCAGCCGGTTGTGATACGTTTGTCTCAGGTTCAGGGATTTTTGGTAAAGCGAATGCGAGCGATGCGAACCGGTATGACACTATTATCAAACAGATGCGTGACGAACTCGCAAAGGCATAAGTGAACGGCATGGTAGAGAAAATACAACCAGGCCTGGTGCTTATCGACCTAGATGGTACGCTGATTGATAGTGTGCCGGACTTGGCTTACTGCGTGGATGAAATGATGGCGCAACTAGGTTTGCCATTACGCGGTGAAGCGGCGGTGCGCAACTGGGTGGGCAATGGTGTCGAGCGCCTTGTTCGTCGTGCATTAATTAATGCGGTGGATGGCGAGCCAGATGACGCCACCTTTGCCAAAGCCTATCCAATATTTTTAGAACTTTATCGTGACAATAATGCCAAGCGCTCGCAGGTATATGATGGTGTGGTGGCAGGCATTGAATGGATGCAGGCACAGGGTTATCGTTTGAGTTGTGTGACCAACAAAGCCGAGGCATTTACCTTGCCGTTATTGAAAGATAAAGGTTTGTTAGATTATTTTGAGTTTGTTGTCAGTGGCGATACCTGCGCGGAGAAAAAACCGCATCCGATGCCGTTGTTGCATGCGGCGAAACTGATGAATGTTGCGCCAGATAATGCGTTGATGATTGGCGATTCCAAAAGTGATGTGAAAGCAGCGCGTGCAGCAGGCTTTCATATCTTCTGCATGAGTTATGGTTATAACCACGGTGAAAACATTCGCGATTATGCTCCGGATGTGGTGATGGATAGCATGACCGAGTTGGCCAATTATATGTGTGCACAGGAGAGTTAGGCGATGGCAATAACCCGCGACCAACTGCATGAATTACAAGCTCAAGGCTACAGCCATGCGCCGATGGTGCGTCAGTTGTTGGCGGATTTTGATACGCCTTTGTCGGTCTATGCCAAGCTTGCCGATGCACCCAATAGCTATTTATTTGAATCGGTGCAAGGCGGTGACAAATGGGGGCGCTATTCTATTAT comes from Thiomicrospira aerophila AL3 and encodes:
- the fba gene encoding class II fructose-bisphosphate aldolase (catalyzes the reversible aldol condensation of dihydroxyacetonephosphate and glyceraldehyde 3-phosphate in the Calvin cycle, glycolysis, and/or gluconeogenesis); translated protein: MAMITLRELMDYAAEHSFGMPAFNVNNMEQVRAIMRAADAVNSPVILQGSAGARKYAGEPMLRHMVAAAVEMYPHIPVVMHQDHGSDVGVCLRAIQSGFTSVMMDGSLMADMKTPASYEYNAGITAEVVKIAHAGGVSVEGELGCLGSLETGMMGEEDGHGSDEKLDHSALLTDPEEAAQFVRETNVDCLAVAVGTSHGAYKFTSKPSDDVLKIDQIKKIHARIPTTHLVMHGSSSVPEEWLSIINNYGGDMGQTYGVPVEAIVEGIKYGVRKVNIDTDLRMASTGAIRKHLAENTSNFDPRKFFKAAEDAMMEICKARFEAFGCAGHASKIKAVGLEVMQSRYASGSLDQKVN
- the pyk gene encoding pyruvate kinase; the encoded protein is MAETLRRTKIVATLGPATDRPGELEHIIKAGVDVVRINMSHGNPEDHLIRAQNIRETAARVNREVAILVDLQGPKIRIAKFKNGPIELNEGDQFALDNNVANDAGNQQEVGLTYKNLPYDVKADDLLLLDDGRIVMKVNQVIGERVECTVTVGGMLSNNKGINLHGGGLSASALTEKDKEDILTAAKIDADYLALSFPRSAEDVNYCRSLAEQAGLKCGIVSKIERAEAVADDTTLDGIILASDVVMIARGDLGVEVGDTQLPALQKKIIKRARQLNRVTITATQMMETMIDNAIPTRAEVFDVANAVMDGTDAVMLSGETATGKFPHQVVATMAKICHEAEKSRSTRHSTHRIEETFQAVDETIAMATMYAANHFNVKCIAALTESGNTPLLMSRISSGMPIFALTPHQATRRKVCMYRGVYPSIVDFKDFTDEQVTESILSQLKQFGRVNTGDLVIVTRGQHQGEMGGTNRMEIVKVP
- a CDS encoding O-acetylhomoserine aminocarboxypropyltransferase/cysteine synthase family protein, which gives rise to MKLETIALHGGYQPEDTTKSVAVPIYQTTSFAFDDAQHAADLFDLKVAGNIYSRIMNPTNAVLESRIAAMEGGIAGLAVSSGMAAITYTIQTLAEAGDNILSTGELYGGTYNLFAHTLPRQGLEVRFFNKDAGDDEIAQLIDANTKLLYCETVGNPSGGIADIERLAKLAHQHGIPLVVDNTVASPVLWRPIEQGADIVIHSATKYIGGHGTTIGGVIVDSGKFPWAEHAERFPLLNTPDVSYHGVTYTQDFGAAAFIARCRVVPLRNMGAALSPMNAFQLLQGLETLALRMERICDNTQKVAEFLAQHQQVAWVNYAGLASHKDHALANKYLNGKASGILSFGLKSGREGTRQFYDALQMIIRLVNIGDAKSCASIPAETTHRQLNDAELKTAGVSPEMVRLSIGIEHIDDILTDIDQALTAAKT
- the bioD gene encoding dethiobiotin synthase encodes the protein MFSLNLGETSAAGFFITGTDTEIGKSFVACCIAQGLVKQGIAVSPRKPVASGCMLQADGSLLSEDALQLQAASQTSEPLARICPYRFEAAISPARAIAQSGQTININALYQACQVAADQFALVEGAGGFLSPLASDGLNADLALKLNYPLILVVGNRLGCLNHALLTIEAIEQRQLKLHAVILNDISPQADLDNFNDLQQLCRYPVIHQRYQTHPSPLVV
- a CDS encoding DUF2442 domain-containing protein; this translates as MIKILDCQYEVGGRIKLAFSDGTEGVFNLANYLKNRRGELLEKLKDELFAARCFIDAGALCWPNGLELSPQRLYELVHHKQVA
- a CDS encoding phosphoribosylaminoimidazolesuccinocarboxamide synthase produces the protein MTPALHQSNLTSVPLLNRGKVRDLYQLNDQHLLIVTTDRISAFDVILPTPIPGKGRILAEMAQFWFRHTQGIIRNHLASDLNLSDFLNPDELAQLDGRGVIVGRYTPLPIEAIVRGYLVGSGWKEYQQSQSVCGLALPAGLVLAQQLPEPLFTPSSKAEVGDHDENITFEQMVAKIGADLANQVQEVSLALYKSAAEFALARGIIIADTKFEFGLDEQGNLVLIDEILTPDSSRFWPAKDYATGSNPPSFDKQFVRDYLETLDWNKTAPGPELPDDVVKATLSKYQEAQARLTEN
- a CDS encoding phosphate-starvation-inducible protein PsiE, producing MSVQHTKTTHAIRRTIGVFEIIGLVIIALATIYAGFTEVTHMVRTATVTLGDLLLLFLYLEVLAMVAIYLDSGKLPIRLPLYIAIIAMARYLILEMKELSEWEMLAVGFTIILIALAVLALRYGSLKFPSQDRLGPRWIAAQPIKNPIGDQDGRTDDLLENDDDSARKPHQQQRITEGHRRNRRRRPKPNQQPDSAAE
- a CDS encoding McrC family protein — its product is MSNHLVVREWGRIVRAQHNAQNSFDEIEVNDQAWLFLSKIAQSSDKHHRYLSFVNSHTLKVRGFVGVIATPDGVQIEILPKHAPTLDAPGLVDSRKLLLRMLKAAKVLPFIESTDALIDTVKQPLPEVLMGRFLQDLAQVVRKGIRKDYQRIEAQERFLKGQLQTARQLRQSPAKQTQFCIEYDVFSDNRAENRLIHSALILVTKWSQYLPNQKLARELRFAFDDVPESRHIAQDLQAWRTSRDMQYYQNLLPWLKLILSQYSPFATANQHAGISFLLPMEKLFEAYVASEIQRALPSDYRLQTQSTQHYLATQTNRPIFQLRPDLVIYRDNELVAVLDTKWKLLDQNQPDGKAGIAQADMYQLFAYGQKCLPGKGRLILIYPQWTGFTQPLAPFEFSEHLTLDVIPFDLDNEQRNINNQAWLCHLLG
- a CDS encoding McrB family protein, producing the protein MDNYYFVGAVWNGDEDKTNEFLECGYWEMGWSPADKPKLAEQVNQIKPGEWIAIKAVSVQKNNLPFAGVPLGKSVSKMTIKAIGQVASNPQNGKRVYVDWQTDFKVKDWFFFTYRGTFWRINEQGQWWSQYASKLIDFAFNNKPQDYDYFVKNWSWNQEAIEMDEKNEMGGEHEALALNTILYGPPGTGKTFNTVDIAWQILNTNDSADTTRPGSIQELKSRYPGQVEFVTFHQSFSYEDFVEGIQAKTHDGKISYQVEDGVFKALAKSSLKNLQDSKKSLTELNQEVEFKSRLTDFLSNAIETEQGFDKKRGNPFYIVEVEQDSITLHSVDSKFNEGNIAVSLDDLMAVCTSLIDFEAPKDIAQQLFNKRHARQHDSYLFSLWQAFKRFNQHNNSTVEVAETVKVLPHVLIIDEINRGNISRIFGELITLIEPSKRAGNDEVIEVTLPYSKEPFSVPNNLYIIGTMNTADRSLALMDTALRRRFDFIEMMPQPGLVTEDLEGVDLRKMLQVMNQRIEALYDREHTLGHAFLMSVDSLDDLRHAFKNKILPLLEEYFYDDWQKIRWVLGASADNFYVPQSFSHLFSGNDANIENKFLRNNLDDLDDEAFVAIYQS